The following are encoded together in the Clostridium sp. 'White wine YQ' genome:
- a CDS encoding peptidoglycan-binding domain-containing protein, with protein sequence MPKGRIKVQCFVRNSYVPVDNSRITINTQGGGSQVYDVVTDSSGLTPEIEVDAPPVEYSQNPSAQMPYSLCDVKVERSGFDPLNIRGCQIFPERTAIQPANLNENTNRATRQQIIIIQANTLFGIFPPKIPESPEKPLPPPSSGVVLSQPVVPEFVIVHQGTPDSAGPNYTVKFTDYIKNVASCEIYSTWSENTIRANVYCILSFTLNRIFTEWYRGKGKSFDITNSTAFDHAFNYGRNIYENISRVVDEIFTSYVKRPGSKQPLLTQYCDGQRVKCPQWLSQWGSKYMGDQGTPPQEILTNYYGSDLQLATAPQVKGIPKSYPGTTLTIGSTGQPVRDIQTYLNAISKNYPAIPKLNVDGKYGPKVAEAVKVFQGVFSLPQTGDVDYATWYKISDVYVGVTKIAELRSSIDGSEKIFVPPIGYNFANSEMPRVSYYDDML encoded by the coding sequence TTGCCAAAAGGAAGAATAAAGGTGCAATGTTTTGTAAGAAATAGCTATGTACCTGTAGATAATAGTAGAATAACAATAAATACCCAGGGGGGTGGAAGTCAAGTATATGATGTTGTAACTGATAGTTCAGGTCTTACACCTGAAATAGAAGTAGATGCCCCTCCAGTAGAATACTCTCAAAATCCTTCAGCGCAAATGCCTTATAGTCTATGTGATGTAAAAGTAGAGAGAAGTGGTTTTGATCCATTAAATATCAGGGGGTGCCAGATATTTCCGGAAAGAACTGCAATTCAACCAGCAAACTTAAATGAGAATACTAATAGAGCAACAAGACAACAAATAATAATCATACAAGCTAACACACTTTTTGGTATCTTTCCACCTAAAATACCTGAAAGTCCTGAAAAACCTTTGCCACCACCTTCAAGTGGGGTTGTTTTATCCCAACCAGTTGTACCAGAGTTTGTTATAGTACATCAAGGTACACCTGATTCAGCAGGGCCTAATTACACAGTTAAGTTTACAGACTATATCAAGAATGTTGCATCATGTGAGATTTATTCAACTTGGTCAGAAAATACTATAAGAGCAAATGTTTATTGCATACTTTCATTTACACTAAATAGAATATTTACAGAATGGTATAGAGGAAAAGGGAAGAGTTTTGATATTACTAATTCTACAGCTTTTGATCATGCATTTAACTATGGAAGAAATATATATGAAAATATAAGTAGAGTTGTAGATGAAATTTTTACTAGTTATGTAAAAAGACCAGGAAGTAAGCAACCATTACTTACACAATATTGCGATGGACAAAGAGTTAAATGCCCTCAATGGTTAAGTCAATGGGGAAGCAAGTATATGGGAGATCAAGGAACACCTCCTCAAGAAATACTAACAAACTACTATGGCAGTGATTTACAATTAGCAACTGCTCCGCAGGTAAAAGGAATACCTAAGTCATATCCAGGGACTACCTTAACAATAGGTTCAACAGGTCAGCCTGTAAGAGATATTCAAACTTACTTAAATGCTATCTCTAAAAATTATCCAGCTATTCCTAAGTTAAATGTAGATGGAAAGTATGGACCTAAAGTAGCTGAAGCTGTAAAAGTATTTCAAGGTGTATTTTCATTACCACAAACAGGTGATGTAGATTATGCAACATGGTATAAGATATCTGATGTTTATGTAGGTGTAACTAAAATAGCAGAATTAAGATCATCCATAGACGGAAGTGAAAAGATATTTGTGCCACCAATTGGTTATAACTTTGCAAATTCTGAGATGCCAAGAGTTTCTTATTATGATGATATGTTATAA
- a CDS encoding helix-turn-helix domain-containing protein, which yields MSRVGEKIKKARESSGLTQKALAKKLGLAEKYINEVELGRKVLSENLIDRIGKVLNTDLNDISMVVTDEELMKEVKKEPVRKAAPSITTPKMDLREVNEDWSNAFSSVFRKVPIYNYDFTKEFGAVELPVHSNKINGYTVDKVFYIVIEEEDMLGFRISKGDKALVHSVKEIESNSIMLLEHQGKRIVRQVKKLDNTKVLLVSNKGNLVTDTVSIKDIKPLAKLDKIEIEL from the coding sequence TTGAGTAGAGTTGGCGAAAAGATTAAAAAGGCTAGAGAAAGTAGTGGCTTAACTCAAAAGGCCTTAGCAAAAAAACTTGGCCTTGCAGAGAAGTATATAAATGAAGTAGAGCTTGGAAGAAAAGTATTAAGTGAAAATTTAATTGATAGAATAGGAAAAGTATTAAATACAGATTTAAATGATATAAGTATGGTTGTAACAGATGAAGAGCTAATGAAGGAAGTTAAAAAGGAACCAGTTAGAAAAGCAGCTCCTTCTATTACGACTCCTAAAATGGATCTTAGAGAGGTAAATGAAGACTGGAGCAATGCATTTAGTTCAGTTTTTAGAAAAGTTCCTATTTATAATTATGATTTTACAAAAGAATTTGGAGCAGTTGAGTTACCAGTACATTCAAATAAAATCAATGGATATACAGTAGATAAAGTATTTTACATAGTAATTGAAGAAGAGGATATGCTTGGATTTAGAATATCTAAGGGAGATAAAGCTTTAGTTCACTCTGTAAAAGAAATTGAAAGCAATAGTATTATGCTTTTAGAACACCAAGGAAAAAGGATAGTAAGGCAAGTAAAGAAATTAGATAATACGAAAGTTTTACTAGTTTCAAATAAAGGAAACTTAGTTACAGATACAGTAAGTATAAAGGATATAAAGCCACTAGCTAAGTTGGATAAGATAGAAATAGAACTTTAA
- a CDS encoding DUF3783 domain-containing protein: MLNNQKTVLVYGFSQEQSSVLSSDKYDTVIVSKEMINMKLKDIIDGLRFETFESNPAKEQVVVFNNFTDDELKIMLSIIKGISPNAIKAVVTPTSINWSFKYLIEHLVEEREWYKANAKK, translated from the coding sequence ATGTTGAATAACCAAAAAACTGTATTAGTTTATGGATTTAGTCAAGAGCAAAGCAGTGTTCTTAGCTCTGATAAATACGATACAGTCATTGTATCAAAAGAGATGATAAATATGAAACTTAAGGATATAATTGACGGATTAAGGTTTGAGACATTTGAAAGCAATCCAGCTAAAGAACAAGTGGTAGTATTTAATAATTTTACAGATGATGAACTTAAGATAATGCTTAGTATAATAAAAGGAATTTCTCCAAATGCAATTAAGGCAGTAGTTACACCTACATCTATAAATTGGAGTTTTAAGTATTTAATAGAACACCTAGTAGAAGAGAGAGAATGGTATAAAGCAAATGCAAAAAAATAA
- a CDS encoding peptidylprolyl isomerase gives MSNPIVTITMANGKEMKAELYPDIAPNTVKNFISLINKGFYDGLIFHRVIPGFMIQGGCPEGQGTGGPGYSIKGEFTSNGFKNELKHSKGVLSMARAMHPDSAGSQFFLMVADAPHLDGQYASFGKITEGIEVADEIVATKTDFRDKPYEDQVIKSVKVDTLGVSYDEPETI, from the coding sequence ATGAGTAATCCAATAGTTACAATAACAATGGCAAATGGCAAGGAGATGAAGGCAGAATTATATCCTGATATTGCTCCAAATACAGTGAAAAATTTTATTAGTTTAATAAATAAAGGATTTTATGATGGATTAATATTCCATAGAGTAATTCCAGGGTTTATGATACAGGGAGGATGTCCAGAAGGACAAGGAACTGGTGGACCAGGTTACTCAATTAAAGGTGAATTTACAAGTAACGGATTTAAAAATGAATTGAAGCATAGTAAAGGCGTTTTATCAATGGCAAGAGCAATGCATCCGGATTCAGCTGGAAGTCAATTCTTTCTAATGGTAGCCGATGCTCCACATTTAGATGGTCAGTATGCTTCATTTGGTAAAATAACTGAAGGTATAGAAGTTGCAGATGAAATAGTTGCTACAAAAACAGATTTTAGAGATAAACCATATGAAGATCAAGTAATTAAGTCAGTTAAAGTTGATACTTTAGGCGTGTCATATGATGAACCAGAAACAATTTAA
- a CDS encoding STAS-like domain-containing protein — translation MEIKIKKCLGEKLAVEDAIIVRDMVEKNIQEEVVLDFEGFKRIPSTFLCCLFTDLINKQGREYIFNQVNVKNLSNYEDYTRVVKGTAYTA, via the coding sequence ATGGAAATTAAAATCAAAAAATGTTTAGGAGAGAAGCTTGCAGTAGAGGATGCTATCATAGTTAGGGATATGGTGGAGAAAAATATCCAAGAGGAAGTAGTGCTAGATTTTGAAGGATTTAAAAGAATTCCTAGTACATTTTTATGCTGCTTATTCACAGATTTAATAAACAAGCAAGGTAGAGAGTATATTTTTAATCAAGTAAATGTGAAAAACTTATCAAATTATGAGGACTATACTAGAGTTGTTAAAGGTACAGCTTATACTGCATAA
- the murI gene encoding glutamate racemase: MEELIKNRPIGFFDSGVGGLSVLKKAIEYMPEENYIYLGDSANAPYGVKSIEEIKRLTLENIEFLLGKGVKAIVVACNTATSVAIEELRTKYIDIPIIGIEPALKPAVELQKLGRIIIMATNATLKERKFKNLMNEYSFGQDIYPLPCPGLVEFVENGVLNGEELEQFLKKILEEASMEDIASIVLGCTHYPFVKDTIQKVVGEKVTILDGSLGTVKELKRKLIRKEIKQIESEKGYVKIYNTLEEKIKLSHTLINV; the protein is encoded by the coding sequence ATGGAAGAGCTTATTAAGAATAGACCCATAGGTTTCTTTGATTCTGGAGTTGGAGGCCTAAGTGTTTTAAAGAAAGCAATTGAATATATGCCAGAAGAAAATTATATTTATTTAGGAGATTCAGCTAATGCACCGTATGGTGTTAAATCTATAGAGGAGATAAAAAGATTAACTTTAGAGAATATTGAATTTTTATTAGGTAAAGGAGTAAAGGCGATTGTGGTTGCATGTAATACCGCAACTTCAGTAGCTATAGAGGAGCTTAGAACAAAGTATATAGATATTCCGATCATAGGAATAGAACCTGCATTAAAACCAGCAGTAGAATTACAGAAATTAGGAAGAATTATCATCATGGCTACAAATGCTACTTTAAAGGAAAGAAAGTTTAAGAATTTAATGAATGAATATTCTTTTGGGCAGGATATATATCCATTGCCATGTCCTGGATTAGTTGAATTTGTAGAAAATGGGGTATTGAATGGTGAAGAACTAGAACAATTTCTTAAGAAAATTCTTGAAGAGGCTTCGATGGAGGATATAGCTTCAATAGTTTTAGGATGTACACATTATCCGTTTGTTAAAGATACAATACAAAAAGTTGTTGGGGAAAAAGTTACAATTCTTGACGGAAGTCTAGGGACCGTAAAAGAGTTAAAAAGAAAATTAATTAGGAAGGAAATAAAACAAATAGAGTCAGAAAAGGGATATGTTAAAATATATAATACTTTGGAAGAAAAGATAAAATTGAGTCATACATTAATAAATGTATAG
- a CDS encoding HD-GYP domain-containing protein, producing the protein MRLVPIECIKEGSFLARTIFDENGRTLLKEGIKLNTALIKRIKSINIFSLYIIDEYSYSDIEDVIKPELRQKSIKIVKDTFSNIERIANYIFDSSTSSKDKNLLIKERECYLKNICDVALELIENISANKNILVNLVDIKSMDNYTYQHCVNVAVLSLVMGVALKLPRSDLQDLCIGALIHDIGKVCIPKEIILKDAELTEQEFNIIKTHPQKGYDYIGSTTELSSVAKMIILQHHEKEDGTGYPFGLTGNEVNPLVKIVAIADVYDALTSDRPYKKAATPNEALEYIMANVGTHFDINYVDLFTKIIVPFPTGTVVKLSNGEIGVVEETPPNYPLRPSIKILKSPLNENRVGSIINLLKDLSLVISGIQYEV; encoded by the coding sequence ATGAGGCTGGTGCCTATTGAGTGTATAAAAGAAGGAAGTTTTTTGGCTAGAACTATTTTCGATGAAAATGGACGTACTCTTCTAAAAGAAGGGATTAAATTGAATACGGCACTTATCAAGCGGATAAAATCCATCAATATTTTCTCACTTTACATAATTGATGAATATAGCTACAGTGATATAGAAGATGTTATCAAGCCTGAATTAAGGCAAAAGTCTATCAAGATTGTTAAAGATACTTTTTCTAATATAGAGAGAATTGCTAATTACATATTTGATTCTAGCACCTCTTCAAAAGATAAAAATCTTTTAATTAAAGAAAGAGAATGTTATTTAAAAAACATCTGTGATGTTGCTTTAGAATTAATTGAAAATATATCTGCGAATAAAAATATACTTGTTAATTTAGTAGATATTAAAAGTATGGATAACTATACATATCAGCATTGTGTTAATGTAGCGGTTCTTTCATTGGTTATGGGAGTTGCTTTAAAATTGCCACGCTCAGATTTACAAGATTTATGTATCGGTGCTCTAATTCACGATATAGGCAAGGTTTGTATTCCAAAGGAAATAATTCTAAAGGACGCTGAGCTTACAGAGCAAGAATTTAACATAATTAAGACTCATCCTCAAAAAGGTTATGATTACATAGGTAGTACTACAGAACTTAGTTCAGTGGCTAAAATGATAATATTGCAGCATCATGAAAAAGAAGATGGTACTGGATATCCTTTCGGATTAACTGGGAATGAAGTTAACCCACTGGTGAAAATAGTTGCTATAGCCGATGTATATGATGCATTAACTTCTGATAGACCATATAAAAAGGCTGCTACACCTAATGAAGCCTTAGAATACATTATGGCTAATGTAGGTACTCATTTTGATATAAATTACGTTGATTTATTCACAAAAATTATAGTCCCATTCCCTACAGGTACTGTTGTAAAATTGAGCAATGGAGAAATCGGAGTTGTAGAGGAAACCCCTCCTAATTACCCATTGAGACCTAGTATAAAAATATTAAAAAGTCCATTAAATGAAAATAGGGTGGGTTCTATCATAAACTTACTAAAAGATTTATCCCTAGTTATTTCTGGGATTCAATACGAAGTATAA
- a CDS encoding ACT domain-containing protein yields MQDLKLKLKLLEMFYGVCRLDCKDEIPKWALQSDVYSITKTHEELSIVCNEEYIPEEIKCEKKWRILKVQGPLDFSLIGILSNLSSVLAQHKISIFAISTYDTDYVLVKENKIGEAIEALKAIGCEIEV; encoded by the coding sequence ATGCAGGATTTAAAATTGAAATTGAAACTATTAGAAATGTTTTATGGAGTTTGTAGGTTGGACTGTAAAGATGAAATACCTAAATGGGCATTGCAAAGCGATGTCTATTCAATTACTAAGACCCATGAGGAACTATCTATAGTATGTAATGAGGAATATATTCCAGAAGAAATAAAGTGCGAGAAAAAATGGAGAATTTTGAAGGTTCAAGGACCTTTGGATTTTTCGTTAATCGGAATATTATCAAATTTAAGTAGTGTACTTGCTCAGCATAAGATAAGTATTTTTGCAATATCAACCTATGATACAGATTATGTATTAGTAAAAGAGAATAAGATAGGTGAGGCAATTGAGGCTTTAAAAGCTATAGGATGTGAAATAGAGGTTTAA
- the carB gene encoding carbamoyl-phosphate synthase large subunit, producing the protein MPLNKDIKKVLVIGSGPIIIGQAAEFDYSGTQACQALKEEGIEVVLVNSNPATIMTDKEVADKIYLEPLTVEFVEKVIKKEKPDSLLAGMGGQTGLNLTVELYEKGILDKYNLKVIGTSVESIKEGEDRELFRAMMQRINEPVIQSEIVTTLDQGRKVANEIGYPVVVRPAYTLGGTGGGIVNNEEELNVTLASGLQLSSIHQCLLEKSVKGWKEVEYEVMRDSYGNCITVCNMENIDPVGIHTGDSIVVAPSQTLSDKEYQMLRTASINIINAVGIEGGCNVQFALNPNSFEYAVIEINPRVSRSSALASKATGYPIAKMAAKIALGYGLDEIENAVTKKTYACFEPTLDYVVVKIPKWPFDKFFSADRALGTKMMATGEIMAIGANFEAAFLKGIRSLEIGKYSLEHKKFRSLSLEELRERIKTPDDERIFALAEMLRRDYRVEHVSRITGMDIFFIEKFKWIVEEEQRLKLSKLEQLDKEWLQNLKRKGFSDKGIADLLGSTPEDIFKLRSIWNIKPSYKMVDTCGGEFEALSPYYYSTYEQYDEVQVSDKKKVMVIGSGPIRIGQGIEFDYASVHCVLALKKLGIETIIVNNNPETVSTDFNISDKLYFEPLTEEDVFNIIEKEKPSGVILQFGGQTAIKLANFLKEKDIQTLGTTADQIDLAEDREKFDEMLEKLGVSRPKGKGVWTIEDGIKEARELEFPVLVRPSYVLGGQGMEITHDEDELIYYLSNAFEKDTKNPILIDKYLMGREIEVDAISDGEDVLIPGIMEHLERAGVHSGDSITMYPSQNLSKSIKDKVLEYTKKLALEIGIKGMINIQFIEYQDNLYVIEVNPRASRTVPYISKVSKVPIVDLATKVMLGAKLKDLGYGVDVYKEPKLVSVKVPVFSTQKLPNVEVSLGPEMKSTGEVLGVGKTLEEALYKGMLAAGLYPERNTGKILATINNHDKDEFLSIVRKLKGLDYEFVATSGTAELLRKEGLNAEVVRKLGEEEPNIMNVIKNKEVDLVINTPTKGNDSKRDGFNLRRAAVERNIGVVTALDTFNAIVNVKVNQTCKKDLEVFDIAEE; encoded by the coding sequence ATGCCATTAAATAAAGATATAAAAAAAGTATTAGTTATAGGATCAGGTCCGATTATTATAGGGCAAGCAGCAGAGTTTGATTATTCAGGAACACAAGCTTGCCAAGCATTAAAAGAAGAAGGAATAGAGGTTGTTTTAGTAAATTCAAATCCAGCTACAATTATGACAGACAAAGAAGTAGCTGATAAAATATATCTAGAACCGTTAACTGTAGAGTTTGTTGAAAAAGTAATAAAAAAAGAAAAACCTGATTCTCTTCTTGCAGGGATGGGTGGCCAAACAGGGCTGAACTTAACTGTAGAGTTGTATGAAAAAGGTATATTAGATAAATATAATTTGAAAGTAATAGGTACTTCTGTTGAATCCATTAAAGAGGGTGAAGACAGAGAATTATTCAGAGCTATGATGCAAAGAATAAATGAACCAGTGATTCAAAGTGAAATTGTAACAACTTTAGATCAAGGAAGAAAGGTAGCAAATGAAATAGGTTACCCAGTAGTTGTTAGACCTGCATATACCCTAGGAGGAACAGGTGGAGGAATTGTAAATAATGAAGAAGAATTAAATGTAACACTAGCCTCAGGTTTGCAATTGAGCTCAATTCATCAGTGCTTGTTAGAGAAGAGTGTCAAAGGATGGAAAGAAGTAGAATATGAGGTTATGCGAGATTCCTATGGAAATTGTATAACAGTTTGTAACATGGAAAATATTGATCCAGTAGGAATACACACTGGAGACTCAATAGTTGTAGCGCCATCCCAAACATTATCGGATAAAGAATATCAGATGCTTAGAACGGCATCTATTAATATAATAAATGCTGTAGGGATTGAAGGAGGATGTAATGTACAATTTGCATTAAATCCAAATTCTTTTGAGTATGCAGTTATTGAGATAAATCCTAGAGTTTCGCGTTCATCAGCGTTAGCATCTAAAGCAACTGGATATCCAATTGCAAAGATGGCAGCGAAAATAGCATTAGGGTATGGACTAGATGAAATTGAAAATGCAGTTACTAAGAAAACTTATGCATGTTTTGAACCTACATTAGATTATGTGGTTGTTAAAATACCAAAATGGCCATTTGATAAATTCTTCTCTGCAGATAGGGCTTTAGGAACAAAGATGATGGCTACAGGAGAAATAATGGCTATAGGAGCTAATTTTGAAGCAGCATTCCTAAAAGGTATTAGAAGTTTGGAAATTGGAAAGTATTCTTTAGAGCATAAAAAGTTCAGAAGTTTAAGCTTAGAAGAACTTAGAGAAAGAATAAAAACTCCAGATGATGAGAGAATCTTTGCTCTTGCAGAAATGTTAAGAAGAGATTATAGAGTTGAGCATGTATCAAGAATAACTGGAATGGATATATTCTTTATTGAAAAGTTTAAGTGGATTGTTGAAGAAGAACAAAGATTAAAACTAAGTAAGCTTGAACAACTAGATAAAGAATGGCTACAAAATTTAAAAAGAAAAGGCTTCTCAGATAAAGGAATAGCAGATTTACTCGGTTCCACTCCAGAAGATATATTTAAATTAAGAAGTATATGGAATATAAAGCCAAGTTATAAGATGGTTGATACCTGTGGAGGAGAGTTTGAGGCACTTTCACCATACTATTACTCTACCTATGAACAATATGATGAGGTACAGGTATCGGACAAAAAGAAAGTAATGGTTATAGGGTCAGGACCTATAAGAATAGGTCAAGGTATAGAATTTGACTATGCATCAGTTCATTGTGTATTAGCTCTTAAAAAATTGGGGATCGAAACTATTATAGTTAATAATAATCCTGAAACAGTAAGTACAGATTTTAATATATCTGATAAGTTATATTTTGAGCCATTAACAGAAGAAGATGTATTTAATATAATTGAAAAAGAAAAGCCAAGTGGGGTAATACTTCAATTTGGAGGCCAGACAGCAATAAAATTAGCTAACTTCTTAAAAGAAAAAGATATTCAGACTCTAGGAACTACTGCAGATCAAATTGATTTAGCTGAAGACAGAGAAAAGTTTGATGAAATGCTAGAAAAACTAGGGGTAAGTAGGCCAAAAGGAAAAGGAGTATGGACAATAGAGGATGGAATTAAAGAAGCGAGAGAATTAGAATTCCCAGTTCTGGTTAGACCATCCTATGTATTAGGTGGCCAAGGTATGGAAATAACTCATGACGAGGATGAGTTGATATATTATTTAAGTAATGCCTTTGAGAAAGATACTAAAAATCCAATATTGATAGATAAGTATCTAATGGGAAGAGAGATAGAAGTAGATGCTATATCAGATGGAGAAGATGTTTTAATTCCAGGTATCATGGAGCATTTAGAGAGAGCAGGGGTTCACTCTGGTGACTCTATAACAATGTATCCAAGTCAAAATCTAAGTAAGTCAATTAAGGATAAGGTGTTAGAATATACTAAGAAGCTTGCACTTGAAATAGGCATAAAGGGAATGATTAATATTCAATTTATTGAATATCAAGATAATCTTTACGTGATTGAAGTTAATCCTAGGGCATCAAGAACTGTACCATATATATCAAAAGTTAGCAAGGTACCAATTGTTGATTTGGCAACTAAGGTTATGTTAGGAGCAAAGCTTAAAGATTTAGGATATGGTGTAGATGTATATAAAGAACCTAAACTTGTATCAGTAAAAGTACCTGTATTCTCAACTCAAAAGCTTCCTAATGTTGAAGTTTCATTAGGGCCTGAAATGAAATCTACAGGAGAAGTATTGGGTGTAGGTAAAACCCTAGAAGAAGCTTTATATAAGGGAATGCTTGCAGCAGGGTTATATCCAGAAAGAAATACTGGAAAAATACTAGCTACTATAAATAATCATGACAAAGACGAATTCTTAAGTATAGTTAGAAAATTAAAGGGGTTAGATTATGAATTTGTTGCAACATCAGGAACTGCAGAACTTTTAAGAAAAGAAGGATTAAATGCTGAAGTAGTAAGAAAGCTTGGAGAAGAAGAACCAAATATAATGAATGTAATTAAAAATAAGGAAGTTGATCTAGTAATTAATACACCGACTAAAGGTAATGATTCTAAAAGGGATGGCTTTAATTTAAGAAGAGCTGCAGTAGAAAGAAATATCGGAGTAGTTACTGCATTAGATACTTTTAACGCTATAGTAAATGTAAAAGTTAATCAAACGTGTAAAAAAGATCTTGAGGTATTTGACATCGCAGAAGAGTAA
- a CDS encoding carbamoyl phosphate synthase small subunit, translating into MKAKLILENGIIFEGKAFGYLKESVGEVVFNTGMTGYQEVLTDPSYYGQIVTMTYPLIGNYGINLEDVESKSVKVKGFIVREQCSYPSNFRCEFQIEDYLKQNKIIGLEGIDTRALTKILRNNGTMKGIITLEDIGLQEAKLKLNNYSNKDAVKTVTSKEIYTIDGAGKHVAIMDFGIKQNIIRNFLNRGCKVTVFPADTEAEKILEVNPDLIFLSNGPGDPEDLPDAIRNIKGLVGKKPIVGICLGHQLLALSLGGKTSKLKFGHRGCNHPVKDLESNRVHITSQNHGYVVDTLPENIEVTHVNLNDGTIEGMKHKELPIYSVQFHPEACPGPKDSEYIFDKFMKYSL; encoded by the coding sequence ATGAAAGCAAAGCTAATATTGGAAAATGGAATTATATTTGAAGGTAAAGCATTTGGATATTTAAAAGAAAGTGTTGGAGAGGTAGTTTTTAACACTGGAATGACAGGATATCAGGAGGTTTTAACAGACCCTTCTTATTATGGACAAATTGTCACTATGACGTATCCTCTTATAGGAAATTACGGAATAAATCTAGAAGATGTAGAATCTAAATCAGTTAAAGTTAAAGGATTTATAGTAAGAGAACAATGTTCTTACCCAAGTAATTTTAGATGCGAATTTCAGATAGAAGATTATTTAAAACAAAATAAAATTATAGGATTAGAAGGAATAGATACAAGAGCATTAACAAAGATACTAAGAAATAATGGGACTATGAAAGGCATAATTACCTTAGAAGATATTGGACTTCAAGAAGCTAAACTTAAATTAAATAATTATTCCAATAAGGATGCAGTTAAAACAGTTACTTCTAAAGAAATATATACAATAGATGGTGCTGGAAAACATGTTGCAATAATGGATTTTGGGATAAAACAAAATATAATAAGAAATTTTTTGAATAGAGGATGCAAGGTAACTGTATTTCCTGCAGATACTGAGGCAGAGAAAATATTAGAGGTGAATCCAGATTTAATATTTTTATCAAATGGTCCTGGGGATCCAGAAGATCTTCCAGATGCTATCAGAAATATTAAAGGCTTAGTTGGAAAGAAACCTATAGTAGGAATTTGCCTAGGACATCAGCTTTTAGCATTAAGCTTAGGAGGAAAGACTTCAAAGTTAAAGTTTGGACACAGGGGATGTAATCATCCAGTTAAGGATTTGGAAAGTAATAGAGTGCATATAACATCACAAAATCATGGATATGTTGTAGACACCTTACCAGAGAATATAGAGGTAACCCATGTTAATTTAAATGATGGAACAATAGAAGGAATGAAGCATAAGGAGTTACCAATATATTCAGTACAATTCCATCCTGAAGCATGTCCAGGACCAAAAGATTCGGAATATATTTTTGATAAATTTATGAAGTATTCACTTTAA
- a CDS encoding ATP-binding cassette domain-containing protein has protein sequence MNRESRDLITIKNLSKHYIVKKNIFAKKNLIKAVNDVSFEIKEGESLGLIGESGCGKSTTASLILNLIKADEGKIIYKNMDLTKINDDVMRGLRKELQIIFQASQGTLDPLMTIDELLKVPLRLHKIVDNSGLDSEVIRLLNLVELSESDKYKYPHQMSGGQRQRIGIARAIATRPSFIICDEPVSALDVSIQGQILNLLENLRKELKLTYLFISHDLKVVKHLCDRIAVMNSGKIVEIGQTMKILDKPKEEYTKKLISSQLFSS, from the coding sequence TTGAATAGAGAAAGTAGAGATTTAATAACAATCAAAAACCTGTCAAAACACTATATTGTAAAGAAAAATATTTTTGCTAAGAAGAATCTCATTAAAGCAGTAAATGATGTGAGTTTTGAAATTAAAGAAGGAGAATCTTTAGGACTTATTGGTGAAAGTGGATGTGGTAAAAGTACAACGGCGTCATTAATACTAAATCTTATAAAAGCTGATGAAGGTAAAATAATTTATAAGAACATGGACTTAACAAAGATAAATGATGATGTTATGAGAGGCTTGAGAAAGGAATTGCAAATTATTTTTCAAGCAAGTCAAGGGACATTAGATCCTCTGATGACAATTGATGAGTTATTAAAGGTGCCTTTAAGACTTCATAAGATAGTAGATAATTCAGGACTAGATAGTGAGGTAATAAGGTTACTTAACCTAGTAGAGTTGTCTGAAAGTGATAAATACAAGTATCCGCATCAAATGAGTGGGGGGCAGAGACAGAGAATAGGAATCGCAAGAGCTATAGCAACAAGACCAAGTTTCATAATATGTGATGAGCCAGTTTCAGCATTAGATGTATCAATACAAGGACAAATACTTAATCTTTTAGAAAACTTGAGAAAAGAATTGAAACTTACTTATCTGTTTATTTCTCATGACTTGAAGGTTGTAAAACATTTATGCGATAGAATTGCAGTAATGAACAGCGGTAAGATAGTTGAAATAGGACAAACTATGAAGATATTAGATAAGCCTAAAGAAGAATATACTAAAAAGCTTATAAGTTCACAATTGTTTTCATCTTAG